A region from the Aegilops tauschii subsp. strangulata cultivar AL8/78 chromosome 5, Aet v6.0, whole genome shotgun sequence genome encodes:
- the LOC109743469 gene encoding uncharacterized protein — protein sequence MHKTHGALPSSSRACLHSFSSPSVFIAAPQDQQLHRACLPAARVPANAMDGVCPGSRRSDPLPLATEASDQPRRVDLLPPPGKSGLSCPLTAPPEPCIAPHCRDIPLPHATGARDERLRRPEAEGGVLGEVQEERRAGGQQEARLRDRRRDRGGVQDLHGAQQQGRAAQLQPRHVHQVLPSMAAALVTLLFVIAVNLAIGILPHMMRPAPWSTSRACSPPPASRSQRA from the exons ATGCACAAGACCCATGGCGCCCTCCCGAGCTCCTCCCGTGCGTGCCTCCACTCGTTCTCGTCGCCCTCCGTCTTCATCGCAGCACCACAGGACCAACAGCTCCACCGCGCGTGCCTGCCGGCGGCAAGAGTCCCAG CCAACGCCATGGACGGAGTCTGTCCAGGATCTCGCCGCTCGGACCCGCTTCCTCTGGCCACCGAAGCCTCTGACCAGCCTCGTCGCGTGGACCTCCTCCCCCCACCTGGCAAATCCGGCCTCTCCTGCCCGTTGACCGCGCCGCCGGAGCCCTGCATCGCCCCTCACTG CCGTGATATTCCCCTCCCTCATGCAACTGGAGCACGGGATGAGCGACTCCGACGACCGGAGGCAGAGGGCGGCGTGCTCGGAGAGGTACAGGAGGAGAGACGAGCCGGAGGACAGCAAGAGGCCCGTCTCCGAGATCGACGCCGAGATAGAGGAGGAGTGCAGGATCTGCATGGAGCTCAACAGCAGGGTCGTGCTGCACAACTGCAGCCACGACATGTGCATCAAGTGCTACCGTCAATG GCGGCGGCGCTGGTGACGCTGCTGTTCGTGATCGCGGTCAACCTGGCGATCGGCATCCTGCCGCACATGATGCGCCCGGCGCCATGGAGTACCTCACGGGCATGCTCGCCTCCCCCAGCATCCCGATCTCAACGAGCCTAG
- the LOC109743486 gene encoding peroxidase 57 encodes MGHTRAAVLVVVLAVAVLGLATDGQAQLQNGFYTGKCRGNDVEAVVQGIVKARFASNSDIVAHLLRLLFHECGVNGCDGGLLVDGTGTEKTARPNLSVKGYELITAIKTELEKRCPGVVSCSDIEVLATRDAVAASTGRRYAVRTGRRDSRRSVATDVNLPGPDDTVPKAAAFFRNLGLTSDDMVVLLGAHTVGVTHCSMIKRSRLYSYGGKAGATDPSMDPNTAATYKRYPCPDTASSDNTILYLDDRSSASKVDNSFYKMLQQRRGVLMVDQNLYNDSSTRWMVDRLANTDHFTWLFPQALVKLGEVKVLTGTQGEVRRVCSKFN; translated from the exons ATGGGGCACACAAGGGCAGCCGTGCTAGTGGtggtgctcgccgtcgccgtgcTTGGGCTTGCCACCGACGGCCAGGCGCAGCTGCAGAACGGGTTCTACACGGGCAAGTGCCGCGGCAACGACGTGGAGGCGGTCGTCCAGGGTATCGTCAAGGCCCGCTTCGCCAGCAACAGCGACATTGTCGCCCACCTCCTACGCCTGCTGTTCCACGAGTGCGGCGTcaat GGCTGCGACGGTGGGCTGTTGGTCGACGGCACCGGCACAGAGAAGACGGCAAGGCCGAACCTGAGCGTCAAGGGCTACGAGCTCATCACCGCCATCAAGACGGAGCTCGAGAAGCGGTGCCCCGGCGTCGTATCCTGCTCCGACATCGAGGTGCTCGCAACCAGGGACGCGGTCGCTGCGTCCACGGGGCGAAGATACGCGGTGCGCACCGGGCGCAGGGACAGCCGCCGGTCCGTAGCCACCGACGTGAATCTTCCCGGGCCAGATGATACGGTCCCCAAAGCAGCCGCTTTCTTCCGCAACCTCGGTCTCACCTCGGACGACATGGTCGTTCTGCTGGGCGCGCACACGGTCGGCGTCACACACTGCAGCATGATCAAGAGGAGCCGTCTGTACAGCTACGGCGGCAAGGCCGGAGCAACAGACCCGAGCATGGACCCCAACACCGCGGCCACATACAAGAGGTATCCGTGCCCCGATACGGCGTCGTCCGACAACACCATCCTGTACCTAGACGACCGGTCCAGCGCGTCCAAGGTGGACAACAGCTTCTACAAGATGCTGCAGCAGCGCCGTGGCGTGCTCATGGTCGACCAGAACCTCTACAACGACAGCTCCACGCGGTGGATGGTCGACAGGCTCGCCAACACCGACCACTTCACCTGGCTCTTCCCGCAGGCCCTCGTCAAGCTGGGGGAGGTCAAGGTGCTTACCGGCACACAGGGAGAGGTCCGCAGGGTCTGCAGCAAGTTCAACTGA